One Streptococcus sp. S1 DNA window includes the following coding sequences:
- the rpsE gene encoding 30S ribosomal protein S5, translating to MAFKDNAVELEERVVAINRVTKVVKGGRRLRFAALVVVGDRNGRVGFGTGKAQEVPEAIRKAVEDAKKNLIEVPMVGTTIPHEVTSVFGGARVLLKPAIEGAGVAAGGAVRAVVELAGIADVTSKSLGSNTPINIVRATVNGLAQLKRADEVAALRGISVSDLA from the coding sequence ATGGCATTTAAAGATAATGCAGTTGAACTTGAAGAACGCGTAGTTGCCATCAACCGTGTAACAAAAGTTGTTAAAGGTGGACGTCGTCTTCGTTTTGCAGCTCTTGTAGTTGTTGGTGACCGTAATGGCCGTGTTGGATTTGGTACTGGTAAAGCTCAAGAAGTTCCAGAAGCAATCCGTAAGGCTGTTGAAGATGCTAAGAAAAACTTGATCGAAGTTCCTATGGTTGGAACAACAATTCCACATGAAGTAACATCAGTATTTGGTGGAGCTCGTGTATTGTTGAAACCAGCTATCGAAGGGGCTGGGGTTGCTGCAGGTGGAGCAGTTCGTGCCGTTGTCGAATTGGCAGGTATTGCAGATGTTACATCTAAATCACTTGGATCAAACACTCCAATCAACATCGTTCGTGCAACTGTTAACGGTTTGGCACAATTGAAACGCGCTGATGAAGTTGCTGCCCTTCGTGGTATTTCAGTTTCTGACTTGGCTTAA
- the rplR gene encoding 50S ribosomal protein L18 has protein sequence MISKPDKNKIRQKRHRRVRGKLSGTADRPRLNVFRSNTGIYAQVIDDVAGVTLASASTLDKEVSKGTKTEQAVVVGKLVAERAVAKGISEVVFDRGGYLYHGRVKALADAARENGLKF, from the coding sequence GTGATTTCGAAACCAGATAAAAACAAAATCCGTCAAAAACGCCACCGTCGCGTTCGCGGAAAACTCTCTGGAACTGCTGATCGCCCACGTTTGAACGTATTCCGTTCTAATACAGGCATCTACGCTCAAGTAATTGATGACGTAGCGGGTGTAACGCTCGCAAGCGCTTCAACTCTTGACAAAGAAGTTTCAAAAGGAACTAAAACTGAACAAGCCGTTGTTGTCGGCAAACTCGTTGCTGAACGTGCAGTTGCTAAAGGTATTTCTGAAGTGGTGTTCGACCGCGGTGGATATCTATATCACGGACGTGTTAAAGCTTTGGCTGATGCAGCTCGTGAAAACGGATTGAAATTCTAA
- the rplF gene encoding 50S ribosomal protein L6 yields MSRIGNKVIVLPAGVEITNNDNVVTVKGPKGELTREFSKDIEIRVEGTEVTLHRPNDSKEMKTIHGTTRALLNNMVTGVSEGFKKELEMRGVGYRAQLQGSKLVLAVGKSHPDEVEAPEGITFELPNPTTIVVSGISKEVVGQTAAYVRSLRSPEPYKGKGIRYVGEYVRRKEGKTGK; encoded by the coding sequence ATGTCACGTATTGGTAATAAAGTTATCGTGTTGCCTGCTGGTGTTGAAATCACTAACAATGACAACGTTGTAACTGTAAAAGGACCTAAAGGAGAACTTACTCGTGAGTTCTCAAAAGATATTGAAATCCGTGTGGAAGGTACTGAAGTAACACTTCACCGTCCAAACGACTCAAAAGAAATGAAAACAATCCACGGAACAACTCGTGCCCTTTTGAACAACATGGTTACTGGTGTATCAGAAGGATTCAAGAAAGAACTTGAAATGCGCGGGGTTGGATACCGTGCACAACTTCAAGGATCAAAACTTGTTTTGGCTGTTGGTAAATCACACCCAGACGAAGTTGAAGCTCCAGAAGGAATTACTTTTGAACTTCCAAACCCAACAACAATCGTTGTTAGCGGAATTTCAAAAGAAGTAGTTGGTCAAACAGCTGCTTATGTACGTAGCCTTCGTTCACCTGAACCATACAAAGGTAAAGGGATCCGTTATGTTGGTGAATACGTTCGCCGCAAAGAAGGTAAAACAGGTAAATAA
- the rplX gene encoding 50S ribosomal protein L24: MFVKKGDKVRVIAGKDKGVEAVVLTALPKVNKVVVEGVNIIKKHQRPNNENPQGAIVEKEAPIHASNVQVLDKNGVAGRVGYKFVDGKKVRYNKKSGEVLD; this comes from the coding sequence ATGTTTGTAAAAAAAGGCGACAAAGTTCGCGTTATCGCTGGTAAAGACAAAGGCGTAGAAGCTGTTGTTCTTACTGCTCTTCCAAAAGTAAATAAAGTTGTTGTAGAAGGTGTAAACATCATCAAGAAACACCAACGTCCAAATAACGAAAACCCTCAAGGTGCAATCGTTGAAAAAGAAGCTCCAATCCATGCTTCTAACGTTCAAGTTTTGGACAAAAACGGTGTTGCTGGACGTGTTGGCTACAAATTTGTAGACGGCAAAAAAGTTCGCTACAACAAAAAATCAGGCGAAGTGCTTGACTAA
- the rpmD gene encoding 50S ribosomal protein L30: protein MAQIKITLTKSPIGRIPSQRKTVVALGLGKLNSSVIKEDNPAVRGMITAVSHLVTVEEVK from the coding sequence ATGGCTCAAATTAAAATTACTTTGACTAAGTCTCCAATCGGACGCATCCCGTCACAACGTAAAACTGTTGTAGCACTTGGACTTGGCAAATTGAACAGCTCTGTTATTAAAGAAGATAACCCAGCGGTACGTGGTATGATCACTGCTGTATCTCACTTGGTAACAGTTGAAGAAGTAAAATAA
- the rplE gene encoding 50S ribosomal protein L5 translates to MANRLKEKYLNEVVPSLTEQFNYSSVMAVPKVDKIVLNMGVGDAVSNAKNLEKAAEELALISGQKPLITKAKKSIAGFRLREGVAIGAKVTLRGERMYEFLDKLVTVSLPRVRDFHGVPTKSFDGRGNYTLGVKEQLIFPEINFDDVDKTRGLDIVIVTTANTDEESRALLTGLGMPFAK, encoded by the coding sequence ATGGCTAATCGTTTAAAAGAAAAATACCTTAATGAAGTAGTACCATCATTGACTGAACAGTTCAACTATTCATCAGTTATGGCTGTGCCAAAAGTTGATAAAATCGTTTTGAACATGGGTGTTGGTGATGCAGTATCAAATGCTAAAAACCTTGAAAAAGCTGCTGAAGAGCTTGCTTTGATCTCAGGTCAAAAACCATTGATCACTAAGGCTAAAAAATCAATCGCCGGCTTCCGTCTTCGTGAAGGTGTTGCGATCGGTGCAAAAGTTACCCTTCGTGGTGAACGTATGTACGAATTCTTGGATAAATTGGTAACAGTTTCACTTCCACGTGTACGTGACTTCCATGGTGTTCCAACAAAATCATTTGATGGACGCGGAAACTACACACTTGGTGTGAAAGAACAATTGATCTTCCCAGAAATCAACTTTGATGATGTTGATAAAACTCGTGGTTTGGATATCGTAATCGTAACTACAGCGAACACAGACGAAGAATCACGTGCATTGCTTACTGGCCTCGGTATGCCGTTTGCAAAATAA
- a CDS encoding type Z 30S ribosomal protein S14: protein MAKKSMIAKNKRPAKFSTQAYTRCERCGRPHSVYRKFKLCRVCFRELAYKGQIPGVTKASW, encoded by the coding sequence ATGGCTAAAAAATCTATGATTGCTAAGAACAAACGCCCAGCGAAGTTCTCTACTCAAGCATACACTCGCTGTGAACGTTGTGGACGTCCACACTCAGTTTACCGCAAGTTTAAACTTTGCCGTGTTTGCTTCCGTGAATTGGCATACAAAGGTCAAATCCCAGGTGTCACAAAAGCATCTTGGTAA
- the rpsH gene encoding 30S ribosomal protein S8 has protein sequence MVMTDPIADFLTRIRNANQAKHEVLEVPASNIKKGIAEILKREGFVKNVEFIEDDKQGIIRVFLKYGQNGEKVITNLKRVSKPGLRVYKKREDLPKVLNGLGIAILSTSEGLLTDKEARQKNVGGEVIAYVW, from the coding sequence ATGGTTATGACTGACCCAATCGCAGACTTCCTTACACGTATTCGTAACGCTAACCAAGCAAAACACGAAGTACTTGAAGTACCTGCATCAAACATCAAAAAAGGGATTGCTGAAATCCTTAAACGCGAAGGTTTTGTAAAAAACGTTGAATTCATCGAAGATGACAAACAAGGCATCATCCGTGTATTCTTGAAATACGGACAAAACGGTGAAAAAGTTATCACAAACTTGAAACGTGTATCAAAACCAGGTTTGCGTGTTTACAAAAAACGTGAAGATCTTCCAAAAGTTCTTAACGGACTTGGAATTGCTATCCTTTCAACTTCTGAAGGTTTGCTTACTGATAAAGAAGCTCGCCAAAAGAACGTTGGTGGAGAAGTTATCGCTTACGTTTGGTAA